The Azospirillum baldaniorum genome contains a region encoding:
- a CDS encoding (deoxy)nucleoside triphosphate pyrophosphohydrolase, with the protein MPACFDPSSTPAPGSLPTLLVVAVALVDADGRVLLAQRPPGKSLAGLWEFPGGKVDAGETPEAALVRELKEELGIDTAASCLAPFTFASHTYEKFHLLMPLFVCRVWEGDVMAREGQKLAWVYPNRMGDYPMPPADVPLVAMLRDLL; encoded by the coding sequence ATGCCGGCCTGCTTCGATCCCTCCTCCACCCCGGCTCCCGGTTCCCTGCCGACCCTGCTTGTCGTCGCGGTCGCCCTGGTGGACGCCGACGGCCGCGTCCTGCTGGCCCAGCGCCCGCCCGGCAAGTCGCTGGCCGGGCTGTGGGAATTTCCGGGCGGCAAGGTGGACGCGGGTGAGACCCCGGAAGCCGCGCTGGTCCGCGAGTTGAAGGAAGAGCTGGGCATCGACACGGCGGCGAGTTGCCTCGCTCCCTTCACCTTCGCCTCGCACACCTACGAAAAGTTCCACCTGCTGATGCCGCTGTTCGTCTGCCGCGTCTGGGAGGGTGACGTGATGGCGCGCGAGGGGCAAAAGCTCGCCTGGGTCTACCCGAACCGCATGGGCGACTACCCCATGCCCCCTGCCGACGTGCCGCTGGTGGCGATGCTGCGCGATCTGTTGTAG
- a CDS encoding GNAT family N-acetyltransferase, whose translation MTGAPLPDRLDTARLTLRPFRMEDVERFVPLIGEWEVAQWLARVPHPYGLEDGRAWVALAARNRAERASLDLLAVRRDDNQPVGGIGVILADGEVGYWLGRPHQGIGYASEMLRAVIPAAFALGLPRLWARTAPDNHRSRRVLEAVGFTPLDAADQYELTAGRWRFLTQETA comes from the coding sequence ATGACCGGCGCGCCCCTGCCCGACCGCCTCGACACGGCGCGGCTGACGCTCCGCCCCTTCCGCATGGAGGATGTGGAGCGTTTCGTTCCGCTGATCGGGGAGTGGGAGGTGGCGCAGTGGCTCGCCCGCGTGCCCCACCCTTACGGCCTGGAGGACGGGCGCGCCTGGGTCGCCCTGGCCGCCCGCAACCGGGCGGAGCGCGCGTCGCTCGACCTGCTGGCGGTCCGTAGGGACGATAATCAGCCAGTCGGCGGCATCGGGGTGATCCTGGCGGACGGCGAGGTCGGCTATTGGCTGGGCCGGCCACACCAGGGCATCGGCTATGCCTCCGAGATGCTGCGGGCCGTCATCCCAGCCGCCTTCGCACTGGGCCTGCCCCGCCTGTGGGCGCGGACCGCGCCGGACAACCACCGCTCCCGCCGCGTGCTGGAGGCGGTCGGCTTCACGCCGCTCGACGCCGCCGACCAATATGAACTGACCGCCGGACGCTGGCGGTTCCTTACCCAGGAGACCGCGTGA